Proteins co-encoded in one Eriocheir sinensis breed Jianghai 21 chromosome 5, ASM2467909v1, whole genome shotgun sequence genomic window:
- the LOC126984830 gene encoding UPF0598 protein CG30010-like produces MLLPRPLTWRVTSALRPLLCGRGGGARQIHYEQGQSPRKGIREYFYYIDHQGMLFLDDARMKNFTSCFKEKKFLQFFFSRIQLNETDSYPEFPFLSLCGRERNYIRCDDLPLVFTHQTTKETPEGTKEEHFAYGNAGDTMTLPFQPSELCMQVETGRVYHPAMDRMGGVGLVRSKLAIQLSTHFIFGDGDEQPPTHIHWRGKEVKLSQSVVPILESLEHVRRYSLGLEYGSEG; encoded by the exons ATGTTGTTGCCCCGCCCTTTGACCTGGCGGGTGACCTCTGCCCTCCGGCCCCTGCTGTGTGGGCGCGGGGGCGGGGCGCGGCAGATCCACTACGAGCAGGGACAGTCCCCGAGGAAGGGCATCAGGGAGTACTTCTACTACATCGATCATCAGGGCATG CTCTTTTTGGATGATGCCAGAATGAAAAATTTCACTTCCTGTTTTAAAG AAAAGAAATTCCTTCAGTTTTTCTTTAGCCGTATTCAGCTGAACGAGACAGACAGCTACCCAGAGTTTCCGTTCCTTTCACTGTGTGGCCGAGAGAGAAACTACATCCGCTGTGACGACCTGCCTCTTGTCTTCACACACCAG ACTACAAAGGAAACACCAGAGGGCACCAAAGAGGAACATTTTGCCTATGGCAATGCTGGAGACACCATGACACTGCCCTTCCAACCCTCCGAGCTATGCATGCAGGTAGAGACTGGCCGAGTGTACCACCCAGCCATGGACCGTATGGGAGGTGTGGGCTTGGTCAGATCAAAGCTTGCCATTCAGCTTTCAACACACTTTAtatttggtgatggtgatgaacagCCACCAACACACATTcattggagagggaaggaggtgaagttgAGCCAGAGTGTTGTGCCCATCCTTGAGAGCCTTGAGCATGTCAGGAGATACAGCTTGGGACTGGAGTATGGTTCTGAAGGATAG